Genomic window (Bacillus sp. (in: firmicutes)):
TGGCAGCTTTTTTTACAATTGCTGCCATTTCCTCCTTAGAGGGTAATTCAACTTTTGGCTCCTCGGACTTTGCGTTTGACCAGGAATTAGCGGGTTGATCACATAGATTAAGTCCAAATTCTAGAGTCTGCAATTGGTTCATTATTCCTTGATAATAGGCATAATCGAATAAAGAATACCCAGCTTTCTTATTTTTTATATGTTCCTTCAATGATGAGGACATTTTCTTATCATTTTCAATCATTTCATCATTCCATAGAGCTCTAATTAATAAATTATTTTTTTGATCAAAGCGCTCGTATTCTTCATCAACTTCGTATATTTCAGTTAATGATTGGCTTTTATTGTTATTCATTTTATTCACCTCATATCCTAGGGATTTTTAAAAAGTAAAGAAGGTATAAGTTTGGCTGGCACTTTTCTAATTACCCTAGCATTTTGTAGCCCACTGTTGGAATCGTTTGAATAAAGCCCTTCTCACTTTCCTTAATAGGTACTTTTTTTCGTAATCTCGCAATGCAAACTCTCAAGTAGTGGGTTTCATTTATATAATCCTGCCCCCATATATGACTTAATAAGTATTCGTGAGTCAATACACAGTCCAGATTTTTGGCCAGCTCAACTAACAAATTAAATTCAGTTGGAGTAAGTGAAACTTTTTTATTCTCATACATTACTTGATAATTGGTTAGATGAATATATAAAGCTCCAACTTGAATGACCGGCTCATTTACAGCAATTGTACTTTTACTCCTCCTAAGGACAGCTTTTACTCTTGCGATAAGCTCATTAATATCAAAGGGTTTAATAATATAATCATCAGCCCCTAATTCAAGTCCTT
Coding sequences:
- a CDS encoding response regulator transcription factor; this encodes MSERILVVEDDHKIMRFIRANLVASKYTVFLAHDGLEALDSYEEHLPDLILMDLMLPKMSGLQCIEKIRQYSNVPIIIITAKGASQDVIQGLELGADDYIIKPFDINELIARVKAVLRRSKSTIAVNEPVIQVGALYIHLTNYQVMYENKKVSLTPTEFNLLVELAKNLDCVLTHEYLLSHIWGQDYINETHYLRVCIARLRKKVPIKESEKGFIQTIPTVGYKMLG